From Aristaeella lactis, the proteins below share one genomic window:
- the radA gene encoding DNA repair protein RadA: MAKVKSTYACTACGYESPRWVGRCPGCGAWNTLEESLQAVPEKASGKIAANQRPGTGAKPLALKDIPEDITVRTGTGISELDRVLGGGIVEGGLILIGGDPGIGKSTLLLQVCDHLAKSGKRTLYISGEESARQIKLRAKRLGIESDIYVLAENALDAIEEKIRELQPDTAVIDSIQTMYRPEMASAPGSVSQIREGTSLIMRLCKETGTSVFLVGHVTKDGAIAGPRMLEHMVDVVLYFEGDRQQDYRLLRAVKNRFGSVNELGVFRMTGQGMQVVENPSEELLSHRAKGASGSTVFCGIEGSRPLLCDVQSLTSPTFYGTPRRAVNGADSGRVAMLLAVLEKRANQRTYNQDVYINVAGGLELSEPAADLALCVAVASSLKEKPVGPDIAVMGEVGLAGEVRTVPQCERRISECARLGFTTIIIPRSNAQRIKAPEGVRVIGVDTVAQALSVVF; this comes from the coding sequence ATGGCAAAAGTCAAAAGCACCTACGCATGCACCGCCTGCGGCTATGAAAGCCCCCGGTGGGTCGGACGCTGTCCGGGCTGCGGCGCGTGGAATACTTTGGAAGAAAGCCTGCAGGCTGTCCCGGAGAAAGCCTCCGGCAAGATTGCCGCGAACCAGCGGCCGGGTACCGGTGCGAAACCTCTTGCCCTGAAAGATATTCCGGAAGATATCACCGTGCGAACCGGCACCGGGATCAGCGAGCTGGACCGGGTTCTGGGCGGCGGTATCGTAGAGGGCGGCCTGATCCTGATCGGCGGCGATCCGGGTATCGGTAAGAGCACGCTGCTGCTCCAGGTCTGCGATCATCTGGCCAAAAGCGGAAAGCGTACGCTGTATATCAGCGGCGAAGAATCCGCCCGGCAGATCAAGCTGCGCGCGAAACGGCTTGGGATCGAAAGCGATATCTACGTCCTGGCGGAGAACGCCCTGGACGCCATTGAGGAAAAGATCCGGGAGCTCCAGCCGGACACCGCTGTGATCGACAGTATCCAGACCATGTATCGTCCGGAAATGGCCAGTGCTCCCGGAAGCGTCAGCCAGATACGGGAAGGCACAAGCCTGATCATGCGCCTGTGCAAGGAAACCGGGACCAGCGTCTTCCTGGTGGGACATGTGACCAAGGACGGCGCCATTGCCGGCCCGCGGATGCTGGAGCATATGGTGGACGTGGTTCTGTACTTTGAGGGAGACCGGCAGCAGGATTACCGCCTGCTGCGGGCTGTGAAAAACCGTTTCGGTTCCGTAAATGAACTCGGTGTGTTCCGGATGACCGGACAGGGTATGCAGGTAGTGGAAAACCCCAGTGAGGAACTGCTGAGCCACCGGGCCAAGGGAGCCAGCGGAAGCACCGTTTTCTGCGGAATTGAAGGCAGCCGTCCGCTGCTGTGCGACGTCCAGTCGCTTACCAGTCCCACTTTCTACGGAACGCCCCGCCGGGCCGTAAACGGTGCGGACAGCGGACGGGTCGCAATGCTGCTGGCCGTCCTTGAAAAACGTGCCAACCAGCGGACCTATAACCAGGATGTATATATCAACGTTGCCGGCGGACTGGAGCTCAGCGAGCCTGCCGCGGACCTTGCCCTGTGCGTGGCGGTGGCTTCCAGTCTGAAAGAAAAACCTGTCGGCCCCGACATCGCCGTGATGGGCGAAGTCGGCCTGGCGGGTGAAGTACGCACCGTGCCCCAGTGTGAGCGGCGCATTTCCGAATGTGCCCGCCTGGGTTTCACCACCATCATCATTCCCCGGTCCAACGCCCAGCGGATCAAAGCGCCGGAAGGTGTACGGGTGATCGGTGTGGATACCGTCGCACAGGCGTTAAGCGTAGTGTTCTGA
- a CDS encoding SH3 domain-containing protein: MTMYRRRLLCFALALSMLITLIPAATGSRISAYAENVRMGITLDKVNLRYGAGTDQKIAFELPANHVCEILGDKTAQKIHWFKVRTTDPSRKNSNTYTGYIHGDFMRELTAAEITQYNAGNSVSTPTPIPASNGGAPTPTPTPVPAGRSQDLPAIAGSIGSVTAGGTNFREGPGTGYHSIERLDRNTQVELLTIPSIRGVGSGTFYKVKYNGTVGYIMSDFISIISGGPASGSSEVVTATPAPASSAATPVPASSASSAANFTYTHVKLTLSSCHLRVAPGGDYDDKNDWLGKGSVLPLAGVPVKQGGYTWYPVSKDGKTFYVRNDCVSPFTDTNAAPAAPTPTPAPAAATDTPAPAPATPAVYSNVQLKLTSCHLRVAPGGDYDDKNDWLGKGSILPLAGNPVNQGNYTWYPVSKDGKTYYVRNDCVQLTGGDNPAVPTATPEPTATINPNGIGWVQTIKGGVNFRATINGTVIKQIKKNVTLPYLLEPVQKNGYTWYFVQDGANRGYLRGDMVKVINAPVNTPTPTPAAGTETPTPTVAPAEEQPTGYLKTNSGGVNLRKKAGYTDTIGRVDKNVVLPYFGEPTKVKGVLWYRVKHPTLGYGYLHGTYVNMCNADGTAIATPTPAPGTTPAPINTNSQTEATYTTLKTGSTGDAVRNLVTELKNQGYFSGSVTNKYTTAVASAVKAFQKAKGLTADGIAGAATQHKLFNTVPVGAADTSNLSMTLYPAEKIDWYTGGINELWAKGSNYKVYDVKTGIVWWAHRWSGGNHADVEPLTAADTARLCKCYGVSTAQEIESKNLYQRRPLLVTIGSRTFACSLFGIPHGYPEGDTIPNNDMRGQVCIHFTNSKTHNSNKVDSGHEAAIQYAYEHAPNGHK, translated from the coding sequence ATGACCATGTATCGCCGCCGCCTGCTTTGTTTTGCTCTGGCGCTGAGCATGCTGATCACGCTGATCCCTGCCGCAACCGGCAGCCGGATTTCTGCCTATGCCGAAAACGTTCGTATGGGCATCACACTGGACAAGGTCAACCTGCGCTACGGCGCCGGAACCGACCAGAAGATCGCTTTTGAACTGCCGGCTAATCACGTCTGTGAGATCCTGGGAGACAAAACGGCACAGAAGATTCATTGGTTCAAAGTCAGGACTACCGATCCGTCCCGTAAAAACAGCAATACCTATACCGGTTATATCCATGGCGATTTCATGCGTGAGCTGACCGCCGCGGAGATCACCCAGTATAACGCGGGCAACAGCGTTTCCACGCCTACGCCCATTCCCGCCTCCAACGGCGGAGCTCCTACACCGACACCTACCCCCGTACCTGCCGGCAGGAGCCAGGACCTGCCCGCGATCGCCGGATCCATCGGTTCGGTTACCGCAGGCGGTACCAACTTCCGGGAAGGACCCGGCACCGGATACCACAGCATCGAACGCCTGGACCGCAATACCCAGGTGGAACTGCTGACCATCCCGTCCATCCGCGGTGTGGGATCCGGCACCTTCTATAAAGTTAAATACAACGGCACCGTCGGCTATATCATGAGTGATTTTATCTCCATTATCAGCGGCGGCCCTGCCAGCGGAAGCTCCGAAGTCGTCACCGCCACACCAGCGCCGGCTTCCAGCGCGGCTACTCCGGTTCCCGCGTCCAGCGCGTCTTCCGCCGCCAACTTTACCTATACCCATGTCAAACTGACCCTGTCGAGCTGCCACCTGCGGGTCGCCCCCGGCGGAGATTATGACGACAAGAATGACTGGCTGGGAAAGGGCTCTGTTCTGCCCCTCGCCGGAGTCCCTGTAAAGCAGGGCGGTTATACCTGGTATCCCGTTTCCAAGGACGGGAAAACCTTCTACGTCCGGAACGACTGCGTATCTCCGTTCACTGACACGAATGCGGCGCCGGCCGCCCCGACTCCCACGCCTGCTCCCGCTGCCGCGACAGATACCCCTGCTCCGGCGCCCGCTACCCCGGCTGTCTACAGCAACGTACAGCTTAAGCTGACCAGCTGCCACCTGCGGGTCGCCCCCGGCGGGGACTACGATGACAAGAACGACTGGCTGGGAAAGGGCAGTATCCTGCCCCTCGCCGGAAATCCTGTAAACCAGGGGAATTATACCTGGTATCCTGTATCGAAGGACGGAAAGACCTACTATGTCCGGAACGACTGCGTACAGCTGACCGGAGGCGATAACCCCGCTGTACCGACTGCCACGCCTGAACCCACCGCCACGATTAATCCCAACGGCATCGGCTGGGTACAGACCATCAAGGGCGGTGTAAACTTCCGTGCCACCATCAACGGCACTGTTATCAAGCAGATCAAGAAAAACGTGACCCTGCCTTACCTGCTGGAGCCCGTCCAGAAGAACGGCTATACCTGGTATTTTGTCCAGGACGGCGCAAACCGCGGCTACCTGCGCGGTGATATGGTCAAGGTGATCAACGCCCCGGTCAACACACCGACACCTACCCCTGCTGCCGGAACAGAGACCCCGACACCGACCGTGGCTCCCGCGGAAGAACAGCCCACCGGTTACCTGAAGACCAACTCCGGCGGGGTTAACCTGCGGAAAAAGGCCGGTTATACCGATACCATCGGCCGTGTGGACAAGAATGTGGTTCTTCCTTACTTCGGAGAACCGACAAAAGTCAAGGGCGTCCTCTGGTACCGTGTCAAGCATCCGACCCTGGGTTACGGATACCTGCACGGAACCTATGTGAACATGTGCAATGCCGACGGCACCGCCATCGCGACACCGACTCCCGCGCCCGGAACCACTCCGGCTCCCATCAACACCAACAGTCAGACGGAAGCCACCTATACCACGCTGAAGACCGGCTCCACCGGCGACGCTGTCCGGAACCTGGTGACCGAGCTGAAGAACCAGGGTTATTTCTCCGGAAGCGTAACCAACAAATACACCACGGCTGTTGCCAGCGCCGTAAAGGCTTTCCAGAAGGCCAAAGGCCTGACCGCGGACGGTATAGCCGGCGCCGCGACCCAGCATAAGCTGTTCAACACCGTTCCTGTCGGTGCTGCCGATACAAGCAACCTGAGCATGACCCTGTACCCGGCCGAAAAGATCGACTGGTACACCGGCGGTATCAATGAACTGTGGGCCAAGGGCAGCAACTACAAGGTATATGACGTGAAGACCGGCATCGTCTGGTGGGCACACCGCTGGTCCGGCGGCAACCACGCCGACGTGGAACCGCTGACCGCAGCCGATACCGCACGCCTGTGCAAGTGCTACGGCGTCAGTACCGCCCAGGAGATCGAAAGCAAGAACCTGTACCAGCGCCGTCCGCTGCTGGTCACCATCGGATCCCGTACCTTCGCCTGCTCCCTGTTCGGTATTCCCCACGGTTATCCCGAAGGTGATACCATTCCCAACAATGACATGAGGGGTCAGGTCTGTATCCACTTTACCAACAGTAAGACCCACAACAGCAACAAGGTGGACAGCGGTCACGAAGCGGCTATCCAGTACGCGTATGAGCACGCACCCAACGGACACAAGTAA